In Methanofastidiosum sp., the following proteins share a genomic window:
- the asd gene encoding aspartate-semialdehyde dehydrogenase translates to MEKINVGVIGATGMVGQNYIRLLDNHPWFNVTYVAASPKSAGKSYEEAVMGKWQMVTDPPEKVRKLIVGDANDVGQAIGKCSLVFSALEMEKEKIKELEAAYAKAGIPVFSNASANRHVDNVPMLIPEINSNHIEVIPHQKKANGWNKGFIVVKPNCSLQSYMAPVYALIKAGYEVKRMIITTMQAVSGAGYPGVPSLDMIDNIVPFISGEEEKSEVEPQKIMGKIVGEKIVNDTSIEISAHCNRVPAIDGHTACVSLEFGAKKPSIEEIKKIWIEFRSEPQELNLPFAPKQPIIYREEPNRPQPRKDRDSDKGMAVTVGRLRECKVFDIRFVCLSHNTVRGAAGGGILNAELLKAKGYL, encoded by the coding sequence ATGGAAAAAATAAACGTTGGTGTCATTGGAGCTACTGGGATGGTAGGCCAAAATTACATAAGATTATTGGATAATCACCCTTGGTTTAACGTAACATATGTTGCGGCATCACCAAAAAGTGCCGGCAAAAGTTACGAAGAAGCGGTAATGGGAAAATGGCAGATGGTTACAGACCCACCTGAAAAAGTTAGAAAACTAATAGTCGGAGACGCAAATGACGTCGGGCAAGCTATCGGGAAATGTTCTTTAGTTTTTTCAGCACTAGAAATGGAAAAAGAAAAAATAAAAGAACTTGAAGCAGCTTATGCAAAAGCCGGCATACCTGTTTTTTCAAATGCATCAGCCAATAGGCACGTCGATAACGTTCCAATGCTAATCCCTGAAATTAATAGTAATCATATTGAAGTAATTCCTCATCAGAAGAAAGCAAATGGATGGAATAAAGGATTCATAGTTGTAAAACCAAACTGCTCATTACAGAGCTACATGGCTCCTGTCTACGCATTAATCAAGGCAGGCTATGAAGTGAAAAGAATGATAATTACAACAATGCAAGCTGTTTCAGGCGCGGGATATCCTGGTGTCCCGTCACTTGATATGATCGATAATATAGTTCCATTCATATCGGGCGAGGAAGAAAAATCAGAGGTAGAGCCACAGAAGATTATGGGAAAGATTGTAGGGGAGAAGATTGTAAACGATACAAGCATCGAGATATCTGCTCACTGCAATAGAGTACCCGCCATCGATGGCCACACAGCATGTGTAAGCCTTGAATTTGGCGCAAAAAAACCTTCAATTGAAGAGATCAAAAAGATTTGGATAGAATTCCGCTCCGAACCACAAGAGTTAAACTTACCATTTGCACCAAAACAGCCAATTATATACAGAGAAGAGCCAAACAGGCCTCAACCAAGAAAAGACAGAGATTCTGATAAAGGGATGGCAGTAACAGTTGGAAGACTTAGAGAATGTAAGGTATTTGATATAAGATTTGTCTGCCTTTCTCATAATACAGTTAGGGGAGCTGCAGGCGGAGGAATTTTAAACGCTGAGCTTCTTAAAGCTAAAGGCTATCTTTGA
- a CDS encoding WD40 repeat domain-containing protein: protein MNFKIISILTILLFSMGTLSSVMSLEFENNTIYKDEFDILEITANDINGDGNYEILAYTAGKKFLCLDDKGNTNWTLESNNSFSTIKVMDIYDSPENEIILGTENRVISKKEIFNALIYFLDKDGNEIAIIPILGSVLDLDIGDVDSNGTYETLVGADDGNVYLFDEELNLLWNYKTRGYNFRTLIVDLNEDGINEIMTVSWDNTYMLDGLGKLTRSYETKHILRDLYLDRYNNIIHVSRWYREESQNWKGTVAYSLNRNLAQMWEFRTETESSASAFFDINEDGKDELIIAGTQGEIIILDSKGVFLKRFDLPDRIFKIEAMKEEGTNYLVAGCKDNTLYILNYSTGEIDYKLQTQGWVETFSIVDINKDGKQDILVGSNDNKIYLMLQKKVEVTPPEENTTVIDKPPETEQPKSETKNVPFEEAGIFGGTLLGAIYIALRKRR, encoded by the coding sequence ATGAATTTTAAAATCATATCTATATTAACTATTTTACTATTTTCCATGGGGACATTGTCGTCTGTAATGTCTTTAGAATTTGAAAACAATACAATTTACAAGGATGAATTCGACATCCTAGAGATTACTGCAAACGATATCAATGGCGATGGCAACTATGAGATACTTGCTTATACTGCAGGTAAAAAATTTTTATGTCTTGACGACAAGGGAAATACAAACTGGACACTTGAATCAAATAACTCTTTTTCAACGATTAAAGTCATGGACATCTACGATTCTCCTGAGAATGAAATAATTTTAGGAACTGAAAACAGAGTTATCTCAAAGAAAGAGATTTTCAATGCTTTGATATACTTCCTTGATAAAGACGGAAATGAAATTGCCATTATACCTATTTTGGGTTCAGTTCTTGATCTCGATATCGGAGACGTAGACTCAAACGGGACCTACGAAACACTTGTCGGTGCCGATGATGGAAATGTCTATCTTTTTGACGAGGAACTTAACTTGTTATGGAATTACAAGACTAGGGGGTATAACTTTAGGACCCTTATCGTTGATCTAAATGAAGATGGGATCAATGAAATCATGACAGTATCCTGGGATAATACGTACATGCTTGATGGCCTTGGAAAACTTACTAGATCTTACGAGACCAAACACATTCTTAGAGATTTATACCTTGATAGGTATAACAATATTATCCACGTTTCAAGATGGTACAGGGAAGAGTCTCAAAACTGGAAAGGTACAGTTGCATATTCATTAAATAGAAATCTAGCTCAGATGTGGGAGTTTAGGACAGAAACTGAATCAAGTGCTTCTGCATTCTTTGACATCAATGAGGATGGAAAGGATGAACTAATAATTGCGGGCACACAAGGGGAGATAATAATCCTCGATTCAAAGGGCGTCTTCCTTAAAAGATTTGATTTGCCAGATAGAATCTTTAAAATTGAAGCAATGAAGGAAGAAGGTACCAATTATCTTGTTGCAGGATGTAAAGATAATACTCTCTATATACTTAACTACAGCACTGGAGAAATTGACTATAAACTCCAAACTCAAGGATGGGTAGAAACTTTTTCAATTGTTGATATTAACAAGGATGGCAAGCAGGATATCCTAGTAGGCTCTAATGACAATAAAATATACCTAATGCTTCAAAAAAAGGTGGAAGTAACTCCTCCAGAAGAGAACACTACAGTTATAGATAAACCACCTGAAACAGAGCAGCCAAAAAGTGAAACTAAGAACGTTCCATTTGAGGAAGCTGGAATATTCGGTGGCACATTACTTGGGGCAATATACATTGCATTAAGAAAAAGGAGATAA
- a CDS encoding 4Fe-4S cluster-binding domain-containing protein: protein MSIKVTDAGSSFTGKLPKGCKLCIKGKKSVLFVTGVCHVNCYYCPVSNEKKDKDVSYINERRVEKNTDVLEEIKACSSKGISFTGGDPLLKINRCLEYAKLIKEENNKHHIHLYTGSTDKTANKLEILEGYVDEVRFHVQNEKEIEGLKNILKMNFNFGIEIPSIPGDYKRMLTIIESAASSKFSFINLNEFEYTETNWNILSEKGFDFDSDTSMVKGSRELSMKLLEECEDLPISIHFCPSVLKDAIQLRRRWERRAKNTKKYYEEIEDCLIVKGEISGDTKEIINYLRNELNISKKMYEVQEDKVYTHWAIAEEISEDKKISKKVKAAIVKEYPIYKRLVVEYIPL from the coding sequence ATGTCAATAAAAGTAACAGATGCGGGCTCCAGTTTCACCGGAAAGCTACCAAAAGGCTGCAAATTATGCATAAAAGGTAAAAAATCAGTTCTTTTTGTTACTGGAGTTTGTCACGTAAACTGTTATTATTGCCCTGTCTCAAATGAAAAAAAAGACAAAGATGTTTCATACATTAACGAAAGAAGGGTAGAAAAAAATACAGATGTCCTAGAAGAGATAAAGGCATGTAGCTCAAAGGGGATTAGTTTTACTGGAGGGGACCCACTTCTAAAAATAAATAGATGCCTTGAATATGCGAAATTAATCAAAGAAGAAAATAATAAACACCATATCCACCTATATACAGGAAGCACTGATAAAACTGCCAATAAACTAGAAATATTAGAAGGATATGTTGATGAAGTTAGATTCCATGTGCAAAATGAAAAAGAAATAGAGGGTCTAAAAAATATTCTTAAAATGAATTTCAATTTTGGTATTGAAATCCCGTCTATCCCAGGAGATTACAAAAGAATGCTCACAATAATTGAATCGGCAGCTTCTTCAAAATTTTCTTTTATTAATCTAAATGAATTTGAATATACTGAAACAAATTGGAACATCCTCTCAGAAAAAGGGTTTGATTTTGATAGTGATACGAGCATGGTAAAAGGTAGCAGAGAATTATCAATGAAATTATTAGAAGAATGTGAAGATCTTCCAATATCTATTCACTTCTGCCCATCTGTTTTAAAAGATGCAATTCAATTAAGAAGGCGGTGGGAAAGGAGGGCAAAAAATACAAAGAAATACTACGAAGAAATTGAAGATTGCCTTATTGTAAAGGGAGAAATTTCAGGGGACACAAAAGAAATAATAAACTATCTAAGGAATGAACTTAATATTTCAAAAAAGATGTATGAAGTTCAGGAGGATAAGGTGTATACCCACTGGGCCATAGCAGAAGAGATATCAGAAGATAAAAAAATATCAAAGAAAGTAAAAGCGGCAATAGTAAAAGAATACCCAATCTATAAAAGATTAGTAGTAGAGTACATTCCTCTTTAA
- a CDS encoding fumarylacetoacetate hydrolase family protein, with protein sequence MKFLRYSYNDKIENGIFENNMIKKIKGDYFSEFQITETEIDINSVKLLSPTMPSKIVAVGLNYVDHAKELKMEIPKNPIIFIKPASTVIGPEDPIIYPETSTQVDYEVELGIVIGRRAKNVEKDEAEEYILGYTVFNDVTARDLQRKDTQWTRAKSYDTFAPIGPMIETNIDPFDLPISLKLNGTTKQNSSTKNMIFNCYDLLEFISEIMPLEPGDVIATGTPPGVGPMNRGDTVEAKIEGIGVLKNYVI encoded by the coding sequence ATGAAGTTTTTGAGATACAGCTACAATGACAAGATAGAAAATGGAATCTTTGAGAATAACATGATAAAAAAAATTAAAGGGGATTATTTTTCAGAATTTCAGATTACTGAAACTGAAATTGACATAAATTCAGTTAAGTTACTCTCTCCAACGATGCCCTCAAAGATTGTGGCTGTAGGTCTAAATTATGTCGATCATGCAAAAGAGCTCAAAATGGAGATACCAAAAAATCCAATCATATTTATTAAACCTGCAAGTACTGTAATCGGCCCAGAAGACCCAATAATATATCCTGAGACCTCAACTCAAGTTGATTATGAAGTTGAACTTGGTATAGTAATTGGACGAAGGGCAAAGAATGTAGAAAAAGACGAAGCCGAGGAATACATATTAGGATATACAGTATTCAATGATGTGACAGCTAGGGATTTACAGAGAAAAGACACCCAATGGACACGAGCAAAATCATATGACACATTTGCACCGATAGGCCCTATGATTGAAACAAATATAGATCCATTTGACCTTCCAATATCTCTAAAATTAAATGGAACTACAAAACAAAATTCTTCAACGAAGAACATGATATTTAATTGTTACGATTTATTGGAATTTATTTCCGAAATAATGCCCCTTGAACCAGGTGATGTCATTGCAACTGGCACACCACCCGGAGTTGGCCCAATGAACAGAGGGGACACAGTTGAAGCCAAAATAGAAGGAATAGGAGTGTTAAAGAATTACGTAATATAG
- a CDS encoding KH domain-containing protein → MKTGMLCPGCTAKIKDGELNDNDLEIAKELYRLSQENKGLKDVKFKRSIKVGNLVIILIEAGEIGSIIGKGGNVIRGLSKKLNKKIRVIEESKDVKKVASDLLYPAKVYGINIVYMPDGSIIKRLRLGKEFERKLPIATKSVKEILLLITGENVDIVFE, encoded by the coding sequence TTGAAAACCGGAATGCTCTGCCCAGGTTGTACTGCTAAGATTAAAGATGGCGAACTTAATGACAACGACCTCGAAATAGCTAAAGAACTTTACAGGCTCTCTCAAGAAAATAAAGGGCTTAAAGATGTAAAGTTTAAGAGGAGTATTAAGGTTGGCAACCTTGTAATTATTCTCATCGAAGCAGGAGAGATAGGAAGTATTATTGGTAAAGGTGGCAATGTAATAAGGGGCTTAAGTAAAAAATTAAACAAAAAAATAAGGGTTATTGAAGAAAGCAAAGATGTTAAGAAAGTTGCTTCTGACCTTTTATACCCAGCAAAAGTTTATGGAATAAACATTGTTTACATGCCGGATGGCTCAATAATCAAGAGACTCAGATTAGGAAAAGAATTTGAGAGAAAACTTCCTATTGCGACAAAAAGTGTAAAAGAAATACTTTTGTTGATTACGGGCGAGAATGTAGATATTGTATTTGAATAA
- a CDS encoding polyprenyl synthetase family protein: MDFVKVTTELKKEVEDEIKKFFEAEIQSIENDVLRDFYKDIRHHTLLGGKRLRPIMCIMAYCGYADYNPSILRASIAFELLHSSSLILDDAMDEDVIRHGEKTFNAIYADKFLKSTRFNLEPYYDGGNWIKKDGFFQLLNIQRAISRYSYGLSVLGSNILYALSGKAIRSSGFYDKTVTKAMIMQREMYKILNEGQLLDILMEQKGGNEDKYFEMIDHKTGILFKYPLRIGLLFTEKADIFSLDNYSTNLSRAFQVHDDILGVFGDEGTTGKPVDSDIREGKNTLLVIKTLELANENQLKKVKAILGNRNASSEDIAEIKEIMKSCGALDYCIEKESQFIKKAKESIDPNMKESSREFLTQLCDFIIKRKY, encoded by the coding sequence ATGGACTTCGTTAAAGTCACAACTGAGCTCAAAAAAGAGGTAGAAGATGAAATCAAAAAATTCTTTGAAGCTGAAATCCAATCAATAGAAAACGACGTTCTACGTGATTTCTATAAAGATATAAGGCATCATACACTACTTGGGGGGAAAAGACTTAGACCAATAATGTGCATTATGGCTTATTGTGGATACGCAGATTACAATCCAAGTATTTTGAGAGCTTCAATAGCATTTGAGTTGCTTCATTCTTCTTCACTTATACTCGACGATGCTATGGATGAGGATGTTATAAGGCACGGAGAAAAAACTTTCAATGCTATATACGCAGATAAATTTTTGAAGTCCACAAGGTTTAACTTGGAGCCATATTATGACGGCGGGAACTGGATCAAAAAAGATGGATTTTTCCAATTACTTAACATACAAAGAGCGATATCAAGGTATTCTTATGGGCTCTCAGTTTTAGGGTCTAATATACTTTATGCCTTAAGCGGCAAAGCGATAAGGTCAAGCGGATTCTACGATAAAACAGTAACCAAAGCAATGATAATGCAGAGAGAAATGTATAAAATATTAAACGAAGGTCAGCTATTGGATATACTAATGGAACAAAAAGGCGGAAATGAAGACAAGTATTTTGAAATGATAGATCACAAAACTGGTATACTCTTCAAATATCCTTTAAGAATTGGATTACTCTTTACAGAAAAAGCAGATATATTCTCGCTGGATAATTATTCTACAAATCTTTCAAGAGCATTTCAGGTTCATGATGATATACTGGGTGTTTTCGGTGATGAAGGTACAACCGGAAAACCCGTTGACAGTGATATACGCGAAGGAAAGAATACCTTACTAGTCATCAAAACACTTGAATTGGCCAATGAAAATCAACTGAAAAAAGTTAAGGCAATTTTGGGAAACAGGAATGCATCTTCTGAAGACATTGCCGAAATAAAAGAGATAATGAAAAGCTGTGGAGCTTTAGACTATTGCATCGAAAAAGAATCTCAATTTATTAAAAAAGCTAAAGAGTCAATTGATCCAAATATGAAAGAAAGTTCAAGGGAGTTCTTAACTCAACTTTGTGACTTTATAATAAAAAGAAAGTATTAG
- a CDS encoding homoserine dehydrogenase gives MEKVRLGVVGFGIVGKGVCKVIRDRAEQYKNKYGVDVRIVCVADMLNSIYDENGIDLNKLMEHNQERSLMINYPDSSKDKKWNGEMAVENMDADIVVEVTPTNIKDAQPGLNHIMKAFDRGMHVVTSNKGPLALHYGKVIKAKEKSGKEFRYEATVGGTMPVLNLAQEALKGNEIMAVKGILNGTTNYILSNMAFEGKKFGDALKEAQEQGYAEANPAQDIEGWDAACKATILSNALMGKTMTLSDVKVKGITGVMMEDVLEAKKNGNIIKLLVEVTEKGAKVEPTPVPLNSPLAVTGTLNVAVFETDLSKDITVMGRGAGQIETAAAIMSDVFAIVR, from the coding sequence ATGGAAAAAGTACGTTTAGGAGTCGTTGGTTTCGGTATAGTTGGTAAAGGAGTATGCAAAGTAATTAGAGATAGAGCAGAACAATACAAAAATAAGTATGGCGTTGATGTCAGGATTGTTTGTGTTGCCGATATGTTAAATTCTATTTATGATGAAAATGGAATTGATCTCAATAAGTTAATGGAGCATAATCAAGAAAGATCACTTATGATTAATTATCCCGATTCTTCTAAAGATAAAAAGTGGAACGGGGAAATGGCAGTAGAAAACATGGACGCCGATATTGTAGTTGAAGTCACACCAACAAATATCAAAGATGCCCAGCCAGGATTGAATCATATAATGAAAGCATTTGATAGAGGTATGCATGTAGTTACTTCAAACAAGGGGCCACTAGCACTCCACTATGGCAAGGTAATCAAAGCCAAAGAGAAAAGTGGGAAGGAATTTAGATATGAGGCAACCGTTGGAGGAACAATGCCAGTCCTAAATCTTGCCCAGGAAGCCCTCAAGGGAAATGAAATTATGGCTGTAAAAGGAATACTAAACGGAACTACAAACTATATACTTTCCAATATGGCATTTGAAGGGAAGAAATTTGGCGATGCTTTAAAGGAAGCTCAAGAGCAAGGCTATGCGGAAGCAAATCCTGCCCAAGATATCGAGGGATGGGACGCAGCATGCAAAGCAACTATTCTCTCAAACGCTTTGATGGGAAAAACAATGACATTAAGCGATGTTAAAGTAAAGGGGATCACAGGCGTAATGATGGAAGATGTTTTAGAAGCAAAGAAGAACGGCAATATAATCAAATTATTGGTAGAAGTTACAGAGAAAGGTGCAAAAGTTGAGCCAACACCAGTGCCTCTAAACTCGCCACTTGCAGTAACAGGTACCTTGAACGTTGCGGTATTTGAGACAGACCTTTCAAAAGATATTACTGTAATGGGCAGAGGGGCAGGACAGATAGAAACAGCCGCAGCAATAATGAGTGACGTATTCGCAATAGTAAGATAA